Proteins encoded within one genomic window of Triticum aestivum cultivar Chinese Spring chromosome 2D, IWGSC CS RefSeq v2.1, whole genome shotgun sequence:
- the LOC123050221 gene encoding WRKY DNA-binding transcription factor 70, translated as MSMAPYEKVMDDLAKGQQFATQLQGLLRDSPKAGHIMDQILHTFSRAIHAAKAAAAASASESEVTDGASSGGKRKSAAGGGPRKACRTRTQDSSVVTKNMKSLEDGQTWRKYGQKEIQNSKHSKAYFRCTHKYDQQCMARRQAQRCDDDPDTFRVTYIGVHTCRDPAAAVAPHAPHLTGTAAGCHLISFAPAAAHGTTTSTTTTNTNLVDDAAATGSGLQLPGLKLEGGDQEEVLSSRTPGSSALYGAAAAAAWPDQGDVTSTLQYGGAGAFGGGLFDGYPYLEDLLSYDLDH; from the exons ATGTCCATGGCGCCGTACGAGAAGGTGATGGATGACCTGGCCAAGGGGCAGCAGTTCGCGACGCAGCTGCAGGGCCTCCTCCGGGACTCCCCCAAGGCCGGCCACATCATGGACCAGATCCTCCACACCTTCTCCCGCGCCATCCACGCCGCCAAGGCCGCGGCCGCGGCCAGCGCCAGCGAGAGCGAGGTCACCGATGGCGCAAGCAGCGGCGGGAAGAGGAAGTCCGCCGCCGGTGGAGGACCGCGCAAGGCCTGTCGGACAAG GACCCAGGATTCGTCCGTCGTGACGAAGAACATGAAGAGCTTGGAGGACGGGCAGACCTGGCGCAAGTACGGGCAGAAGGAGATACAGAACTCCAAGCACTCAAA GGCCTACTTCCGGTGCACGCACAAGTACGACCAGCAGTGCATGGCGCGGCGGCAGGCCCAGCGCTGCGACGACGACCCGGACACGTTCAGGGTCACCTACATCGGCGTGCACACCTGccgggaccccgccgccgccgtggcgcCGCATGCTCCTCACCTCACCGGCACCGCAGCCGGCTGCCACCTCATCAGCTTCGCGCCGGCCGCTGCTCATggcaccaccaccagcaccaccacaaCGAACACCAACCTGGTCGACGACGCTGCTGCGACGGGGTCCGGCCTGCAGTTGCCTGGCCTGAAGCTTGAGGGCGGCGACCAGGAGGAGGTGCTGAGCAGCCGCACGCCAGGGAGCTCTGCCCTGTacggcgccgcggcggcggcggcttggcctGACCAGGGCGACGTCACGTCCACCCTGCAGTACGGTGGTGCCGGTGCCTTTGGAGGAGGGCTCTTTGATGGTTACCCGTATCTCGAGGACCTCCTGTCGTACGATCTCGACCATTGA